A genomic window from Elaeis guineensis isolate ETL-2024a chromosome 3, EG11, whole genome shotgun sequence includes:
- the LOC105040631 gene encoding cationic amino acid transporter 5, giving the protein MEESADEFQTRSYWRCSKKDFFPEKSFESWAAYKAALGQTHHRFKDRLLCRSSDATELGEVRKQSENDMKRCLSWWDLTWFGFGSVIGAGIFVLTGQEAHDHAGPAIILSYVASGISAMLSVFCYTEFSVEIPVAGGSFAYLRVELGDFAAFIAAANLILEGIVGKAAVARAWTSYLATLLNRSSNSLRIHTHLDKGFNLLDPIAVIILAVTATIAMISTKRTSQFNWIASAVHLVVIVFVIIGGFARANTTNLKPFLPHGVQGVFQAAAIVYFAYGGYDNIATMAEETRNPSRDIPLGLLGSMSIITVIYCLMALSLSMMQKYTDIDPNAAYSVAFKSVGWTWAQYIVALGALKGMTTVLLVGALGGARYTTHIARSHVIPPFFALVHPKTGTPVYATILITFCAACIAFFSNLDILATLLSVSTLFIFMMMATALLVRRYYMRGVSTRSHLLKLSSFLLLIIASSLGTAAYWGLRPHGWIGYLITIPLWMVGTLGIQLFVPQCRTPKVWGVPLVPWLPSLSIATNLFLMGSLGAEAFIRFGICTLIMLLYYLFFGVHATYDMAHGQYEKPTSVEAVKNEDVKKAAEGP; this is encoded by the coding sequence ATGGAAGAATCAGCTGATGAATTCCAAACAAGGAGCTACTGGAGATGCAGCAAGAAAGACTTTTTCCCTGAGAAGTCCTTCGAGAGCTGGGCCGCCTATAAAGCGGCCCTGGGTCAGACCCACCACCGCTTCAAGGACCGCCTCCTTTGCCGATCCAGCGACGCCACCGAGCTCGGGGAGGTCCGAAAGCAGAGCGAGAATGACATGAAGCGCTGCCTCAGCTGGTGGGACCTCACCTGGTTTGGCTTTGGTTCGGTCATCGGTGCCGGGATCTTCGTCCTCACAGGCCAAGAAGCCCATGACCATGCTGGCCCTGCCATAATCCTCTCCTACGTTGCCTCTGGCATCTCCGCCATGCTCTCCGTCTTCTGCTACACCGAATTCTCGGTGGAAATTCCCGTGGCAGGGGGTTCATTTGCTTACCTTAGAGTGGAGCTGGGGGACTTCGCCGCGTTCATAGCAGCAGCCAACTTGATTCTAGAAGGCATAGTCGGCAAAGCTGCGGTTGCCAGGGCTTGGACTTCATATTTGGCGACCCTCTTGAACCGCTCCTCGAACTCATTGAGAATCCACACACATCTCGACAAGGGCTTCAATTTATTGGACCCAATTGCAGTGATTATCCTTGCAGTCACCGCAACAATCGCCATGATCAGCACCAAGAGGACCTCTCAGTTCAATTGGATTGCTTCTGCTGTCCACCTTGTTGTCATAGTATTCGTCATAATTGGTGGTTTTGCTCGTGCAAACACTACCAATCTGAAACCTTTTCTCCCTCATGGCGTCCAAGGTGTCTTCCAAGCAGCCGCAATCGTGTACTTTGCCTATGGTGGATACGATAACATCGCCACCATGGCAGAGGAAACAAGAAATCCTTCGAGGGACATACCACTAGGCCTTCTTGGTTCCATGTCGATCATCACAGTCATATATTGCCTGATGGCCCTGTCACTGAGCATGATGCAGAAATATACTGATATTGATCCAAATGCAGCATACTCTGTCGCATTTAAGAGTGTTGGGTGGACATGGGCGCAGTATATCGTCGCCCTTGGTGCTCTGAAGGGGATGACCACCGTCCTGCTCGTCGGCGCCCTCGGCGGGGCACGGTACACCACTCACATAGCCAGGAGTCACGTAATTCCACCCTTCTTTGCTCTAGTCCACCCCAAAACTGGAACACCGGTCTATGCCACTATTTTGATTACTTTCTGTGCTGCCTGCATTGCCTTCTTCTCGAACCTGGATATCTTGGCAACTCTACTATCTGTGAGCACTCTCTTCATCTTTATGATGATGGCCACTGCACTGCTTGTGAGGAGATACTACATGAGAGGCGTCTCAACTCGTTCGCATCTCTTAAAGCTGTCGAGCTtcctgctgttgataattgcttcttctttggggactGCAGCTTACTGGGGACTGAGGCCTCATGGTTGGATTGGTTATCTGATAACTATTCCTCTGTGGATGGTGGGTACACTGGGGATCCAATTGTTCGTGCCTCAATGCCGGACGCCGAAGGTGTGGGGTGTTCCACTGGTGCCATGGCTGCCGTCCTTGTCGATTGCAACCAATCTGTTTCTCATGGGTTCTTTAGGTGCTGAAGCATTCATTAGGTTTGGGATATGCACTTTGATAATGCTGCTTTACTATCTGTTCTTTGGAGTCCATGCTACCTATGATATGGCCCATGGCCAATATGAAAAACCAACTTCAGTGGAAGCAGTGAAGAATGAAGATGTGAAGAAGGCAGCAGAAGGGCCTTGA